A window of Bacteroidota bacterium genomic DNA:
GGAATTTTTATTGCCTGTATGGTGGATGCGGCGAGGTTGCCTATGTATTCAACAAAGTATTTCAATGCGAGTGTTTTGGAAAATAAATGGCTGCTTGTCGCCGCTACTTTAAGCGCTTTTGCCGGAGCCTATTTAGGCAGTCATTTTTTGAAAAAGGTAACATTGAAATTTTTACAGTATTTCGTTACTGTCGCGCTATTGATATTGGCGGTATTGCTTGGAGCAGGCATTATTTAAAAAAATGTTGAATCGGAGAAACACAAAATTGTTGAGTTCGATATTTCATTCTCCAACACAACAGTTCTCTATTTCCTCCTTATATTAGCTTAATGATCCACATCTACACTGATGGTTCTGCACGAGGAAATCCTGGTCCCGGAGGTTATGGCATTGTATTGATTTCAGGACATCACCGGAAGGAGATTTCACAAGGGTATAAGCATACCACTAATAACCGCATGGAATTGTTAAGCGTTATTGTTGCGCTAGAAATGTTGAAAAAGGACGGAAGTGAAGTAATTATTTTTTCTGACTCAAAATATGTAGTGGATTCGGTGGAAAAAAAGTGGGTATTTGGTTGGCAGAAAAAAGGGTTTAAAGAAAAAAAAAATGCCGACCTGTGGCAGCGTTTTCTGCGGATTTATCCTAAACATAAAGTGCATTTTAAATGGGTTAAAGGCCATGCCAATAATCCCGAGAATAATTTGTGCGATGAATTGGCGGTTTCCGCGTCGCATGGGCAGCACTTATTAAATGATGAGGGTTATGAAGGAGCTTGAATTTGGTAGATTATTTGGAAGGTGAGAACAATGACGCTTTCATTGGTCTCATTCGTTAGTTGAAACCCTGCTTTGCCGGCAGGCAGGTATGCACTTTCAGTGCAAGACTTTCAGTTTCTAAAAACATTATTTTCTCTGTGGCTCTCTGTGAAACTCCTTTTTCTCTGTGTAATTTTTTTGTTACTCAGAGTTTCACACCTGTGTGCCAAAAACACTTCGGTGTGCAGCACAGAGGAGACACAGAGAACCACAGAGCATTTTTTATTTAGTATTGCGGAAAGAATTTCATTCTTTCTTTACCTCAACCTATGGACTTTCAGTCCATAGTGGTTTAGTTATTTTGAAACTACCAGCTTATGTTTCACAATATAGTTATTGGAGGAGGCGATCACATAGTATACACCCGGAGAAATGTTGTCATTATTTACAGTAAGATAATTTGCCGAACCGGTATCGGATGACACATCAACCTTCGAAAAATAAACCTCTTTGCCAAGTATATTAAGCATTACAATTAAAACTCCGTCTTCGGGCCGGTAATTTCTCACATCAATTGTAAATGTTCCGTTGTTGGGGTTAGGAAACAAATTCATTGAAAGATTTTTTGTCCGGTTGGATGAAACAACAGGAGAAAAACTATACTTGCCATCAAAATCAGTTTGCATAAGCCTGTAATAATTCTGGCCTTCAAATGGCTTTTCATCTGCAAAAGCATAACGTAAATTTTTAGAGCTATTGCCCGCGCCGCTGATCTTCCCAATTGGCTCAAACGATACGCCATCCTTTGAACGCTCTATTGTAAAGTACGCATTGTTGGTTTCAGTGGCCGTCATCCAATGTAAATAATTTATACCGTTAACAGCTTCAACAGTCAGCAGTATTAATTCAATTGGAAGAGTGGTGCACCCGCTGCATGTGAGCTGCGTGCTATTCAGCGATCCTCCCGGCCCGCTTCCCGGACTAGCCCTTAAGCACATATAAACATTTCCGGAATTCCCCGCTCCAACTGTTCCGGAATAACTCCAGGATGTTGTAACATCTAAGGCAGCGCATGATGATCCCGGGCCTGTAATGTTGCCGCTTGAATTCCATATATTGGCCCGAAAGTAGCTGGAAGGTCCCCATGTCATATTTGTGTTGCCACTGTAAGTACCCCCGATAATTATGTAACTGTTGTTTATTATTGTGGTGGAGTTAGAGGTCCAGTTATTTGAGACATTTATTTGTCCGTTATTTGTTAATGTGCCGTTACTATTGGAGCTAATAGTTCCTGCATTAATTATTCCTCCGGCATTGTTGGTCAAATTCCCGGTACCGAAATAATTGAAAGTGCCATCTACGGTAAATGTTCCTGAATTGTCGTAATTAGGATTGCCGGTCCCGGTAATGCTTCCGGTAATGTGCACTGTGCCGCCACTTTTATTAATTATAGTTATTGAACCGGTAATATTCAGATCGCCATTGATGGTGAGTGTACCATAATTCACAATAGAGTTTGGACCACTGCTGGATATAATTAAACCACCCAAAGTTTGACTTCCGGAAGAATAAATAGTATCATACCAGGTACGATTATTGTTGACTGTCCATGTAGTGGAAGTATTGATTATTCCATAAACAGCAATTCTAAAGTTACTTGAATTAGGAAACCATGTTTCGGTAATGCCGCCGGTCCAGGAGCCTTGCGACGAGCCGGAACAAATATCATTTATTCTCAAAACGTTCGCATTCGAACCGGTTAAATTCCCAGACCAGGATGTGTTTTTTGCTACATAGTAATTTACACCGCCGGTCATTGAAAGGTCTCCGGCTCCGGAAACGGCAGTGCCGGATGTAGAACAGGAATTTTGCGCGTTTAATGAGAAAGTGGAAGCAATAATAACATATAAGAAAATACTACATAAACACCTTTTCATAATGTATTTAACTGGAAATTTCACATAAAGGGTACACTATTTTCACTTTTTTTAATTTAATTAAAAAAGTGCGGGCAGTCGTTAATAGTGCGACTATTAGCTTATTTGGACAATATAGAGGAGTGTTTACAGAATTATTTATTGCACTAATGATCTTGCTATTTTTACGAATCTAAAATATTCGAGCAAGTTTTTTGTTAAACTATCACCCCTTGCTGTATCAACATAAATTTTATTTTTTGCCCGAAGACCCAAATAACCTTTTAATATTATTATTCAATTTATAAATATAGGTTAATCAGAATTCGAAGGAAAACCATTTTCTGGTCAAAATTATAGTCTTTTAAACCGGCTGCTTTCACACTTCCGTATATTAGGAAAAATCAATGTTATTATAAGCGCAATATATACAGGTAGTTACATGCATTTAAAAAAAAATGTGAAGGAAGTATCCGTAATTGAAAGAAAATCTATCGGTTCAAAATTTAAATTCAATATGGGTTATATTAATTAACACAGTAGCTATTTCTAAAATCAAGTGTAGTTTCCCATTTGCTGTTCACCAAATTTGGACTCGATTGAAAAGCAGATTTATATAATATTTGGTAATATTCCCTTGTAAAATGGAGAGCATAATCTATATTTGTTTTTAACCTTACCAGCCAGCAATGCTATCTACGCCTAATATTTTCAATAACTCCTGTTTATGTTTATTCAAATAATACCTCGAGGCTCTGCCTCGGGGTGTGCGTGAGCTAAAGCATTACATTTGCGTTATGAGTGAACATATTCATAAGCGTCATAATAAAAGTTTGCTATTGTATCACATGGTTTCTCCGATAAAATATCGGAGGGTTATATTGTCTGAAGCAGTTGAAAAAAGCTTGGTCGAAGTATGTAAGCAGATTTCGGAGAGATATGAAATACATTTTATAGAAATTGGCGCAGACGACAATCACGTTCATTTTTTGATACAGAGCGTTCCAAGTCTTTCTGTTGAAATAATAGTTAGA
This region includes:
- the rnhA gene encoding ribonuclease HI, producing the protein MIHIYTDGSARGNPGPGGYGIVLISGHHRKEISQGYKHTTNNRMELLSVIVALEMLKKDGSEVIIFSDSKYVVDSVEKKWVFGWQKKGFKEKKNADLWQRFLRIYPKHKVHFKWVKGHANNPENNLCDELAVSASHGQHLLNDEGYEGA
- a CDS encoding T9SS type A sorting domain-containing protein, yielding MKRCLCSIFLYVIIASTFSLNAQNSCSTSGTAVSGAGDLSMTGGVNYYVAKNTSWSGNLTGSNANVLRINDICSGSSQGSWTGGITETWFPNSSNFRIAVYGIINTSTTWTVNNNRTWYDTIYSSGSQTLGGLIISSSGPNSIVNYGTLTINGDLNITGSITIINKSGGTVHITGSITGTGNPNYDNSGTFTVDGTFNYFGTGNLTNNAGGIINAGTISSNSNGTLTNNGQINVSNNWTSNSTTIINNSYIIIGGTYSGNTNMTWGPSSYFRANIWNSSGNITGPGSSCAALDVTTSWSYSGTVGAGNSGNVYMCLRASPGSGPGGSLNSTQLTCSGCTTLPIELILLTVEAVNGINYLHWMTATETNNAYFTIERSKDGVSFEPIGKISGAGNSSKNLRYAFADEKPFEGQNYYRLMQTDFDGKYSFSPVVSSNRTKNLSMNLFPNPNNGTFTIDVRNYRPEDGVLIVMLNILGKEVYFSKVDVSSDTGSANYLTVNNDNISPGVYYVIASSNNYIVKHKLVVSK
- the tnpA gene encoding IS200/IS605 family transposase, which codes for MSEHIHKRHNKSLLLYHMVSPIKYRRVILSEAVEKSLVEVCKQISERYEIHFIEIGADDNHVHFLIQSVPSLSVEIIVR